One Pseudomonas sp. FP1742 genomic window carries:
- a CDS encoding SDR family oxidoreductase has translation MQNRMMITGAGSGLGREIALRWAREGWQLALSDVSEPGLQETLKLVREAGGDGFIQRCDVRDYSQLTAFAQACEEKFGGIDVIVNNAGVASGGFFSELSLEDWDWQIAINLMGVVKGCKAFLPLLEKSKGKIINIASMAALMQGPAMSNYNVAKAGVVALSESLLIELAHEEVSVHVVCPSFFQTNLLDSFRGPTPAMKAQVGKLLESSPISAADIADYIYRQVAVGEFMILPHEQGRMAWAIKQKDPQLLYNEMTVMADKMRAKAKQNAG, from the coding sequence ATGCAAAATCGCATGATGATCACTGGCGCGGGCTCAGGCCTGGGTCGCGAAATCGCGCTGCGCTGGGCGCGTGAAGGCTGGCAGTTGGCCTTGTCGGATGTCAGTGAGCCCGGCTTGCAGGAAACCCTCAAGTTGGTGCGCGAAGCCGGCGGTGACGGCTTCATTCAGCGTTGCGATGTGCGCGACTACAGTCAGTTGACCGCCTTCGCCCAAGCCTGCGAAGAGAAGTTCGGCGGCATCGACGTCATCGTCAACAACGCCGGTGTGGCCTCGGGTGGGTTCTTCAGCGAACTGTCGCTGGAGGACTGGGACTGGCAGATCGCGATCAACCTGATGGGGGTGGTCAAGGGCTGCAAGGCCTTCCTGCCGCTGCTGGAGAAAAGCAAAGGCAAGATCATCAACATCGCCTCGATGGCGGCGTTGATGCAAGGCCCGGCCATGAGCAACTACAACGTGGCCAAGGCGGGCGTAGTGGCGTTGTCCGAGAGTCTGTTGATTGAATTGGCGCACGAGGAAGTCAGCGTGCATGTGGTTTGCCCGTCGTTCTTCCAGACCAACCTGCTGGACTCTTTCCGCGGTCCGACCCCGGCCATGAAAGCCCAGGTCGGCAAATTGCTGGAAAGCTCGCCGATCAGCGCCGCCGATATTGCTGACTACATCTATCGCCAGGTCGCTGTCGGCGAATTCATGATCCTGCCCCACGAACAGGGGCGCATGGCCTGGGCGATCAAGCAGAAAGACCCGCAATTGCTCTATAACGAAATGACCGTGATGGCCGACAAAATGCGCGCCAAGGCCAAACAAAACGCAGGCTGA
- a CDS encoding DUF3309 family protein — MDMGTILIVILILLLIGGLPVFPHSRSWGYGPSGIIGVVLVVLLILLLLGKI; from the coding sequence ATAGACATGGGCACAATTCTTATCGTTATTCTTATCCTGTTGCTGATAGGCGGCCTCCCGGTCTTCCCGCACTCCAGAAGTTGGGGTTACGGCCCGTCCGGTATCATCGGCGTGGTGTTGGTGGTGCTGTTGATCCTGCTGCTGCTTGGCAAGATATAA